A genomic segment from Rhodothermales bacterium encodes:
- a CDS encoding methyltransferase domain-containing protein, producing the protein GCGVGGSSLHLARALGAEVVGITLSPVQVESARARARAAGLSDRVRFAVADAMAPSGESGSYDAIWALESAEHFPDKAGWLRVCADKLRPGGRFVAATWCIRPTPPELSPGDWQLLRRLGEAYHLPNMISLPAYLDLLPACGFTEVRGEDWTGAVAPFWGDVLRSALRPAGIVGLLRAGWPTIRGALAMRHMMWGYRRGLIRFGVFCGIKG; encoded by the coding sequence GGCTGCGGGGTCGGCGGCAGCTCGCTGCACCTCGCGCGGGCGCTCGGGGCCGAGGTCGTGGGCATCACCCTGAGTCCCGTCCAGGTGGAGAGCGCGAGGGCGCGGGCCCGGGCGGCTGGACTGTCGGACCGGGTTCGTTTCGCCGTGGCCGACGCGATGGCGCCGTCGGGCGAATCGGGCTCGTACGACGCGATCTGGGCGCTCGAGAGCGCCGAGCATTTTCCGGATAAGGCTGGCTGGCTGCGCGTCTGTGCCGATAAACTCCGGCCGGGCGGCCGGTTTGTGGCCGCCACCTGGTGCATCCGCCCGACCCCGCCCGAGCTGAGCCCGGGCGATTGGCAGCTCCTCCGCCGGCTCGGCGAGGCGTACCATCTACCCAATATGATTTCGTTGCCGGCGTACCTGGATCTCCTGCCGGCCTGCGGCTTCACCGAGGTCCGCGGCGAGGACTGGACCGGCGCCGTGGCGCCGTTCTGGGGCGATGTGCTTCGGTCGGCGCTCCGTCCGGCCGGCATCGTGGGGCTGCTGCGCGCCGGCTGGCCGACGATTCGTGGCGCGCTGGCCATGCGCCACATGATGTGGGGCTACCGGCGCGGGCTCATCCGGTTCGGGGTGTTCTGTGGGATAAAAGGCTAA
- a CDS encoding homogentisate phytyltransferase, whose translation MQATASFTRSLWAFSRPHTIIGTTLSVAALFAIAYSLGGEPAGGFDALAWALVSCLAANVYIVGLNQLLDIDIDRINKSGLPLVSGALSVRAGRAIVAGCLVASVVIALTQGRYLAITVLSSLVIGTAYSAPPIRLKRFHFWAAACIFTVRGLIVNVFLYLHFAAVLSGELGGDIRVPPIVWLLTAFVFLFGLVIAWYKDIPDMQGDRRFKIATLSLRLGPRKVFELGGVVLAAGYIGVAAVGLVGIAGASGPFLAGVHLLLLALARARARNVSPEEPRAMTRYYLVLWGLFYAEYLVFPLAVWLR comes from the coding sequence GTGCAAGCCACCGCTTCCTTCACGCGCTCCCTCTGGGCCTTTTCGAGGCCCCATACGATCATCGGCACCACGCTGAGCGTGGCGGCGCTGTTTGCGATCGCCTACAGCCTCGGCGGCGAGCCGGCCGGGGGATTCGACGCGCTCGCGTGGGCGCTGGTCAGCTGCCTCGCGGCGAACGTCTACATCGTCGGGTTGAACCAGTTGCTGGACATCGACATCGACCGGATCAACAAGTCCGGCCTGCCGCTGGTGTCCGGGGCGTTGAGCGTACGCGCTGGCCGGGCGATTGTCGCCGGCTGCCTGGTTGCTTCGGTTGTCATCGCCCTCACCCAGGGGCGCTATCTGGCGATCACCGTGTTGTCGAGCCTGGTCATCGGGACGGCGTACTCTGCCCCGCCCATCCGGCTGAAGCGGTTTCACTTCTGGGCGGCCGCGTGCATCTTCACCGTGCGAGGGCTCATCGTCAACGTCTTTCTCTACCTCCATTTCGCGGCCGTACTGAGCGGAGAGCTGGGCGGGGATATCCGCGTCCCCCCCATCGTCTGGCTGCTCACCGCCTTTGTCTTTCTGTTCGGGCTGGTGATCGCCTGGTACAAGGACATCCCGGACATGCAGGGCGATCGCCGCTTCAAGATTGCCACGCTGAGCCTGCGGCTGGGGCCACGAAAGGTGTTTGAGCTCGGCGGCGTCGTGCTGGCGGCCGGCTACATCGGCGTGGCGGCGGTGGGGCTTGTGGGGATCGCCGGCGCGAGCGGCCCGTTCCTCGCCGGCGTCCATCTCCTCTTGTTGGCCCTGGCGCGCGCCAGGGCGCGGAACGTGTCGCCTGAGGAACCCCGCGCCATGACGCGGTATTACTTAGTCCTCTGGGGTCTGTTTTATGCCGAGTACCTGGTCTTCCCCCTGGCAGTATGGCTTCGGTAG
- a CDS encoding tetratricopeptide repeat protein → MRPLVIGLILLVLALTGRPGPAYAQDAAYEALQTGDYAAAQRAYEASLEEAGGRGSKAALYLGEIYRAKGAYESGLQAIDGHLRRAPDDAFLLHARGRLLEAMGRLDEAGAAYRASAEKDISNLRNVLALALVFERQGQLSQAGDLYSAIFRRYKNNELTTADDLGAAALAGARLGEFRDANEAFRLAYRLEPGHVENLYWWAELFREKYNDADAQRTYQEAIARNPNYAPLYTGMAKSVNGFEAKEQLARQALGANPNSVEAHSILAGLAILDGLFAEAEVSALRALDTDPSSIEALGHLASSYYLQGDTARYADVERRALGINPRASEFYLTLAHNCEMKFRYPDAVDFGLEAVQVDRRNPKAYAQLGTSLLRLGRAQEARRYLDFSFEQDPFNVFVGNTLELLDEYEDFALLDSEHFRLLIHSTERDVLGPAVLELAERAYTELGQRYPYRPAEKIFLEAYNDPDDFAVRVAGVPHIGLLGVSFGDVLAINTPKGQPAGSYNWARTLWHEMVHTMSIGLANYRLPRWFAEGLAVYEEGLGRPEWGREMELELLLAFDQDKLLPLATIDRGFTRPSFEGQILLSYYHASEVIATIVDQHGFDAVVGILEGFARGESTAEAVQRTTGQTLEQVDAALRARLTQRRTELAGVLAGWPNPFVKEKPPSLIERMTGGTENALITTLREGFRLLEADDFAGAERSFREALTIYPSFIESGNAYTGLAAVYRETGDRARRIEILDAYLELSEHGAAEARELAELYREDGRTAEAVTLLARSLDVDPYDRDVLGRLAEGYLEVGQTAGAVRARRAILGLNPVDRSEAYYLFALSLLADGQQSQARRAVLQALELAPGYRDAQKLLLRLVDEPAGE, encoded by the coding sequence ATGCGTCCGCTCGTGATCGGTCTGATCCTGCTCGTACTCGCCCTCACCGGGCGACCGGGGCCGGCGTACGCCCAGGACGCGGCCTACGAGGCGTTGCAGACCGGCGACTACGCGGCGGCGCAGCGGGCGTACGAAGCGAGCCTGGAAGAGGCCGGCGGGCGCGGATCGAAGGCTGCCTTGTATCTGGGGGAGATTTACCGGGCGAAGGGCGCCTACGAATCAGGACTGCAGGCGATAGACGGACACCTGCGCCGCGCGCCGGACGACGCCTTTCTGCTCCACGCCCGCGGCCGGCTGCTCGAGGCGATGGGCCGGCTCGATGAAGCCGGCGCCGCCTACCGCGCTTCCGCCGAAAAGGATATCTCCAACCTCCGCAATGTGCTCGCCCTGGCGCTGGTGTTCGAGCGTCAGGGACAGCTGAGCCAGGCCGGCGACCTCTACTCGGCCATCTTTCGGCGCTACAAGAACAACGAGCTGACGACGGCCGACGACCTCGGCGCGGCGGCGTTGGCTGGCGCGCGGCTCGGGGAGTTCCGCGATGCCAACGAAGCCTTCCGTCTGGCCTACCGGCTTGAGCCGGGCCATGTCGAGAATCTCTACTGGTGGGCCGAGCTCTTCCGCGAGAAATATAACGACGCCGACGCCCAACGTACGTACCAGGAAGCCATCGCCCGAAATCCGAACTACGCCCCGCTTTATACCGGCATGGCGAAGTCGGTCAACGGCTTTGAAGCCAAAGAGCAGCTGGCCCGCCAGGCCCTGGGCGCCAACCCGAACAGTGTCGAGGCCCATAGCATCCTCGCTGGTCTGGCCATTCTAGACGGCCTGTTCGCCGAGGCCGAGGTGTCAGCGCTCCGCGCGCTGGACACCGATCCTTCGTCAATCGAAGCCCTGGGCCACCTCGCCTCCTCCTATTACCTACAGGGCGACACCGCGCGGTATGCCGATGTGGAGCGCCGCGCCCTGGGCATCAACCCGCGGGCCAGCGAGTTCTACCTCACCCTTGCCCACAACTGCGAGATGAAGTTTCGGTACCCGGACGCCGTCGACTTCGGGCTGGAAGCCGTCCAGGTGGACCGGCGGAACCCGAAAGCGTACGCCCAGCTGGGCACCAGCCTCCTCCGCCTCGGGCGCGCGCAGGAGGCTCGGCGGTATCTCGATTTTAGCTTCGAGCAGGATCCCTTCAACGTCTTTGTGGGCAACACGCTGGAGTTGCTGGATGAGTACGAGGACTTCGCCCTGCTCGACAGCGAGCACTTTCGCCTGTTGATTCATTCGACCGAGCGAGACGTACTCGGCCCGGCCGTGCTCGAGCTGGCCGAACGGGCGTATACCGAACTCGGGCAGCGCTACCCGTACCGGCCGGCGGAGAAGATCTTCCTCGAAGCCTACAACGACCCGGACGACTTCGCGGTCCGCGTGGCCGGCGTGCCCCACATCGGGCTGCTGGGTGTCAGCTTCGGCGACGTGCTGGCCATCAACACCCCGAAGGGCCAGCCGGCGGGGAGTTACAATTGGGCGCGGACGCTCTGGCACGAGATGGTGCACACGATGTCGATCGGCCTGGCCAACTACCGGCTCCCGCGCTGGTTCGCCGAAGGCCTCGCCGTCTACGAAGAAGGCCTTGGCCGGCCCGAGTGGGGGCGCGAGATGGAGCTGGAGCTGCTTCTCGCGTTCGACCAGGATAAATTGCTTCCGCTCGCCACGATCGATCGAGGATTTACCCGACCTTCATTTGAAGGACAAATTCTACTCAGCTACTACCACGCGTCCGAAGTCATCGCTACCATTGTCGACCAGCACGGGTTCGACGCGGTGGTCGGCATTCTCGAAGGTTTCGCCCGCGGCGAGAGCACCGCCGAGGCCGTGCAGCGTACGACCGGGCAGACCCTCGAGCAGGTTGACGCCGCCCTCCGCGCCCGGCTGACCCAGCGCCGCACGGAACTGGCCGGCGTGCTGGCCGGCTGGCCCAATCCGTTCGTAAAGGAAAAGCCCCCCTCGCTGATCGAGCGGATGACTGGCGGGACGGAAAACGCCCTGATCACGACACTGCGGGAAGGATTCCGGTTGCTTGAGGCGGACGACTTCGCCGGCGCCGAGCGATCCTTCCGCGAAGCCCTCACGATCTACCCCTCCTTCATCGAATCGGGCAACGCCTACACGGGGCTCGCCGCCGTGTATAGGGAGACCGGCGACCGTGCCCGGCGCATCGAGATTCTCGATGCGTACCTGGAGCTTTCCGAACATGGCGCCGCCGAAGCGCGTGAACTGGCCGAGTTGTACCGCGAAGACGGTCGAACCGCCGAGGCCGTTACGCTGCTGGCCCGTAGCCTCGACGTCGATCCGTACGACCGCGACGTGTTGGGCCGGCTCGCGGAAGGCTATCTGGAGGTGGGGCAGACGGCCGGCGCCGTCCGCGCGCGCCGGGCCATCCTGGGCCTCAACCCGGTCGACCGCTCGGAGGCGTACTACCTGTTCGCGCTCAGCCTCCTTGCGGACGGCCAGCAGAGCCAGGCTCGTCGGGCGGTGCTGCAAGCGCTCGAACTCGCGCCCGGTTACCGCGACGCCCAGAAACTGCTGCTCCGTCTTGTCGATGAACCGGCCGGCGAATGA
- a CDS encoding DUF4159 domain-containing protein, with the protein MLFRICLLLALIPAAALLPVPRHAVAQSDEGFRFVRIQYGEPENEGRRFRRGGAQWAHDYPTAELNLHMALERTTGIRVAGEPLLLTLGDDRIFEYPFIYLCEPGYWTIEDDEVENLREYLDRGGFIMFDDFGSEIELMQLMMQMERVYPDREPQEIPNDHPIWSIFFEVDPVAAPALVGGRGYFTDTDDRYLAYFDDNGRMVALACFNQDLGDGWEWPERSLANASTISFQMGINFIVYAMTH; encoded by the coding sequence ATGCTTTTTCGAATCTGCCTGCTCCTCGCCCTGATCCCGGCCGCTGCGCTGCTGCCGGTGCCACGGCATGCCGTGGCGCAGAGCGACGAGGGCTTTCGTTTCGTGCGCATCCAGTACGGAGAGCCCGAGAACGAAGGCCGCCGTTTCCGACGCGGCGGCGCCCAGTGGGCGCACGACTACCCGACGGCCGAACTCAACCTCCACATGGCGCTCGAACGAACGACGGGCATCCGGGTCGCCGGCGAACCCCTCCTCCTCACACTGGGCGACGACCGCATTTTCGAATACCCCTTCATCTACCTCTGCGAGCCCGGCTACTGGACGATAGAGGACGACGAGGTCGAGAACCTGCGCGAATACCTCGACCGCGGCGGCTTTATCATGTTCGACGACTTCGGATCCGAAATCGAGCTCATGCAGCTCATGATGCAGATGGAACGCGTCTACCCGGACCGCGAGCCGCAGGAGATCCCCAACGACCACCCGATCTGGAGCATCTTTTTTGAGGTCGACCCCGTCGCCGCGCCCGCCCTCGTCGGTGGACGAGGCTACTTCACCGACACCGACGATCGGTACCTCGCCTACTTCGACGACAACGGCCGGATGGTTGCCCTCGCGTGTTTTAATCAGGACCTGGGCGACGGCTGGGAATGGCCCGAACGCAGCCTCGCCAATGCCTCGACGATCAGCTTTCAGATGGGCATCAACTTCATCGTCTATGCGATGACGCATTGA